A window from Flavobacterium sp. 83 encodes these proteins:
- the lysA gene encoding diaminopimelate decarboxylase, producing the protein MQGKDLLQLAEQFGSPLYVYDAEKIQSQYNRLTKAFSKVDKLRINYAMKALSNVAILQLLKEMGSGLDTVSIQEVLLGLHAGYEPEKIFYTPNGVSLEEIEEVSAMGVQINIDNLSILEQFGTKYPSVPVCIRINPHVMAGGNANISVGHIDSKFGISVHQLPHLVRIVENTKMNIVGIHMHTGSDILDIEVFLYAAEILFDAAKNFKNLEFLDFGSGFKVPYKKDDIETDIEELGKKLSKRFNAFCTEYGKELTLIFEPGKFLVSEAGFFLAKVNVVKQTTSTVFAGIDSGFNHLIRPMFYGSQHHIENISHPKGKERFYSVVGYICETDTFANNRRISEIKEGDILCFRNAGAYCFSMASNYNSRYKPAEVLWMKGEGHLIRAHETFEDLLKNQIPLPIYDTTVKYI; encoded by the coding sequence ATGCAAGGAAAAGACTTATTACAATTAGCAGAACAATTCGGTAGTCCGTTATATGTTTATGATGCTGAAAAAATACAATCTCAATACAATAGATTAACAAAAGCTTTTTCAAAAGTAGATAAGTTGCGCATTAATTATGCAATGAAGGCACTTTCAAATGTAGCCATCCTTCAATTACTAAAAGAAATGGGATCTGGATTAGACACCGTATCCATTCAAGAAGTATTGTTAGGACTTCATGCAGGATATGAGCCTGAAAAAATATTCTACACGCCTAATGGAGTTTCTTTGGAAGAAATTGAAGAAGTTTCTGCTATGGGAGTACAAATCAACATAGATAACTTATCCATTTTAGAACAGTTTGGTACAAAATATCCATCCGTACCAGTTTGTATCCGTATAAATCCGCACGTAATGGCGGGTGGAAATGCAAATATTTCTGTCGGTCATATTGATAGTAAATTTGGTATTTCAGTTCATCAATTACCTCATTTAGTTCGTATTGTAGAAAATACAAAAATGAATATTGTTGGTATACACATGCACACTGGTTCTGATATTCTTGACATAGAAGTATTTTTATATGCAGCAGAGATCTTATTTGATGCCGCAAAAAACTTCAAGAATCTTGAATTTTTAGACTTTGGAAGTGGTTTTAAAGTGCCATACAAAAAGGATGATATCGAAACCGACATTGAAGAATTAGGAAAGAAACTTTCAAAAAGATTCAATGCTTTTTGTACAGAATACGGTAAAGAATTAACATTAATATTTGAACCTGGTAAATTTCTGGTAAGTGAAGCTGGTTTCTTTTTAGCCAAAGTTAATGTAGTAAAACAAACCACATCAACAGTTTTTGCAGGAATAGATAGTGGTTTTAATCACTTAATTAGACCAATGTTTTATGGTTCACAACATCATATTGAAAACATATCACACCCAAAAGGAAAAGAACGTTTTTATTCAGTTGTAGGATATATTTGTGAAACTGATACTTTTGCAAATAATAGAAGAATATCTGAAATAAAAGAAGGCGATATTTTATGTTTTAGAAATGCAGGTGCCTATTGTTTTTCTATGGCATCTAATTATAATTCAAGATACAAACCAGCAGAAGTGTTGTGGATGAAAGGTGAAGGGCACTTAATTCGAGCGCACGAAACCTTTGAAGATTTATTAAAAAATCAAATTCCATTACCAATATATGACACAACAGTTAAATATATATAA
- the pafA gene encoding alkaline phosphatase PafA — MKKIILFLTFIMSLNMQAQERPKLVVGIVVDQMKMEYLYRFSDDFSPNGFKKLMNNGYTFQNMHYNYMPTYTAPGHASIYTGTTPSTHGIVGNEWFSRTLGKEMYCTDDVSVQTIGDGTVKEGEMSPKNLLSTTITDELRLATNFKGKVIGMSLKDRGAILPAGHFANWAFWFSKTGAFISSSFYGSALPDWVTQFNQEKRYMSYITKGWNLFKPLSTYNESLADDNPYEGKLYNATAPVFPYNLKDMYDKNDAGVIRSTPFGNNLLAQFAMKAIEKEELGKDTITDFLTVSFSSTDYVGHLLGPRSMELQDTYLRLDQTIAEFLAYLDKTVGKDNYLLFLTADHAGAENANYLRDNKYNVKSINPKDIIKGLKDFSIAIFGQDLILNYSNFNLFFNKEIIKSKGLDLNKVKQSFKDYLMTQEQVKRVYTEEEILGSTGNDYYLNLITKGYDATQDGDVVILDKAAYIEYQGTGTSHGTPYSYDTHVPAIFYGWHVKHGESFAKKFITQIAPTIAQKIKIPLPNGTEANVLEEVLDVK, encoded by the coding sequence ATGAAAAAAATTATTTTGTTTTTGACATTTATTATGTCTTTGAATATGCAGGCTCAAGAACGACCTAAATTAGTTGTTGGTATTGTTGTAGATCAAATGAAGATGGAATATTTATATCGTTTTTCGGATGATTTTTCGCCTAACGGTTTTAAAAAATTAATGAATAATGGATATACTTTTCAAAATATGCATTATAATTATATGCCTACTTATACAGCACCTGGGCATGCCTCTATTTATACTGGTACTACTCCTTCAACACATGGAATTGTGGGAAATGAATGGTTTAGTAGAACTTTGGGTAAAGAAATGTACTGTACAGATGATGTTTCGGTACAAACAATTGGAGATGGAACAGTGAAAGAGGGAGAAATGTCTCCTAAGAATTTACTAAGCACTACTATTACTGATGAATTGCGATTGGCTACTAATTTTAAAGGAAAAGTTATAGGAATGAGTTTAAAAGACCGTGGTGCTATTTTACCAGCAGGACATTTTGCTAATTGGGCTTTTTGGTTCAGTAAAACCGGAGCTTTTATTTCCAGTTCTTTTTATGGTTCAGCATTACCGGATTGGGTTACACAATTCAATCAAGAAAAAAGATATATGTCTTATATAACTAAAGGTTGGAATTTATTCAAACCTTTATCAACTTATAACGAAAGCCTCGCAGATGATAATCCTTATGAAGGGAAATTGTACAATGCTACTGCACCTGTATTTCCATATAATTTAAAAGATATGTATGATAAAAATGATGCAGGAGTAATACGTTCTACTCCATTTGGTAATAATCTTTTGGCACAATTTGCAATGAAAGCAATTGAAAAAGAAGAATTAGGGAAAGATACTATTACCGATTTCCTGACTGTTAGTTTTTCTTCTACTGATTATGTAGGACATTTACTTGGGCCAAGATCTATGGAGTTACAAGATACTTATTTGCGTTTAGATCAGACAATAGCTGAGTTTTTAGCTTATTTAGACAAAACGGTAGGAAAAGATAATTATTTGCTTTTTCTTACTGCAGATCATGCAGGAGCTGAAAATGCAAACTATCTTAGAGATAATAAATACAATGTAAAAAGCATCAATCCAAAAGATATTATTAAAGGATTAAAAGATTTTTCTATTGCCATTTTTGGACAAGATTTAATTTTAAATTATTCTAATTTTAATCTTTTCTTTAATAAAGAAATTATTAAGTCCAAAGGGCTTGATTTGAATAAAGTTAAACAGTCTTTTAAAGACTATTTAATGACCCAGGAGCAAGTTAAAAGAGTTTATACTGAAGAAGAAATTCTTGGTTCTACTGGAAATGATTATTATCTTAATTTGATAACTAAAGGATACGATGCAACACAAGATGGTGATGTTGTCATTCTGGATAAGGCTGCCTATATAGAATATCAAGGGACTGGCACATCACATGGAACACCATATAGCTACGATACACATGTACCGGCAATATTCTACGGTTGGCATGTTAAGCATGGTGAATCATTTGCAAAGAAATTTATCACACAAATAGCACCTACTATTGCTCAAAAAATAAAAATTCCTCTTCCAAACGGAACAGAAGCTAATGTTTTGGAAGAAGTACTAGATGTGAAATAA
- a CDS encoding SIMPL domain-containing protein (The SIMPL domain is named for its presence in mouse protein SIMPL (signalling molecule that associates with mouse pelle-like kinase). Bacterial member BP26, from Brucella, was shown to assemble into a channel-like structure, while YggE from E. coli has been associated with resistance to oxidative stress.), whose translation MSKQLSLIIVALILSLGLIISTTIFSYSYFNFEKEINSSHKQNSIVVVGFAEKNLLSDLAVLTGSINSENEIINFKKYLITQGIKLEEITFDKKYFKIQSEFVHKVDNLYKNISISQKYNVKFDRPQFFVKNTEEIKLSLLVSATKNARDKADIIAKSSNNKIGNLVSSDTEKVTYSNINSETEYINPNELDIFSKQKKIKMYIKQEYLFENRSLE comes from the coding sequence ATGTCAAAACAGTTAAGTTTAATTATAGTAGCCTTAATTTTATCTTTAGGTCTTATTATTTCAACAACTATATTTTCTTACTCCTACTTTAATTTTGAAAAGGAAATAAATAGTTCTCATAAACAAAATTCGATTGTAGTTGTAGGATTTGCCGAAAAAAATTTACTTTCCGATTTAGCGGTTTTAACAGGCTCTATAAATTCTGAAAATGAAATAATAAATTTTAAAAAATACCTTATCACGCAGGGTATAAAATTAGAAGAGATTACTTTTGATAAAAAATATTTTAAAATCCAATCAGAATTTGTACACAAAGTTGATAATTTATATAAAAATATTTCTATTTCTCAAAAATACAATGTAAAATTTGACAGACCTCAATTCTTTGTTAAAAATACAGAAGAAATAAAACTTAGTTTATTAGTAAGTGCTACTAAAAATGCTCGAGATAAAGCAGATATTATTGCTAAAAGTTCAAATAATAAAATAGGAAACCTTGTTAGTTCAGACACCGAAAAGGTAACTTATAGTAATATAAATTCTGAAACAGAATATATAAATCCAAATGAACTTGATATTTTTTCAAAACAAAAGAAAATTAAAATGTATATTAAACAAGAATATCTTTTTGAAAACAGAAGTTTAGAATAA